The Catenuloplanes niger genome includes a window with the following:
- a CDS encoding molybdopterin oxidoreductase family protein: MTDGDRVETHCPYCALQCGMTLRTDDDLISVEPRDFPTNRGGLCQKGWTAAELLDHPERLLTPLVRRDGELTPATWDEALTLVADRIEDIRQRYDENAVAVFGGGGLTNEKSYALGKFARVALRTRNIDYNGRFCMSSAAAAGIRAFGIDRGLPFPLSDVGEADTLLLVGANVAETMPPFGRWLADQKARGGTLIVVDPRATPTAKQATLHLQPTPGTDLAIANALLHVALTEGLLDKDYLAERTTGFDDVRRTVANYWPARVERLTGVPVADLEAAARALAGGERVIILTARGAEQHAKGVDTVSAFINLALALGLPGRPGSGYGCLTGQGNGQGGREHGQKADQLPGYRKIDDPAARQHVAGVWGIDPDSLPGPGVSAYELLDSLGTDAGPKAMLLFGSNPVVSAPRAGRVTERIKSLEFLVVADFLLSETAALADVVLPTAMWAEEDGTMTNLEGRVLRRHAIRRPPGQARTDLQILHALAERLGVDRGFPEDPAEVFGELRRASAGGVADYAGVTWERIDANDGVFWPCPDTDGPDTPRMFTERFGTPDGRARMVAVEHRAAAEEPCADYPLYLTTGRVLAQYQSGTQTRRVGALRRAAPHAFVELHPDLAGRLGVTDGESLTVTSRRGEVTAPARLSDAIRADTVFMPFHWAGAGRANSLTNDALDPTSRMPEFKVCAVRVERAEQP, from the coding sequence ATGACCGATGGCGACCGCGTTGAGACGCACTGTCCGTACTGCGCGCTGCAGTGCGGCATGACGCTGCGTACCGACGATGATCTTATCTCGGTCGAGCCGCGCGACTTCCCCACCAACCGGGGCGGGCTCTGCCAGAAGGGCTGGACCGCCGCCGAACTGCTGGACCATCCCGAGCGGCTGCTGACCCCCCTGGTGCGCCGGGACGGCGAGCTGACGCCGGCCACCTGGGACGAGGCGCTCACGCTGGTCGCCGACCGGATCGAGGACATCCGGCAGCGGTACGACGAGAACGCCGTGGCCGTGTTCGGCGGCGGTGGGCTGACCAACGAGAAGTCGTACGCGCTCGGCAAGTTCGCCCGCGTCGCGCTGCGCACCCGCAACATCGACTACAACGGCCGGTTCTGCATGTCGTCCGCGGCCGCGGCCGGCATCCGCGCGTTCGGCATCGACCGCGGCCTGCCGTTCCCGCTCTCCGACGTGGGTGAGGCGGACACGCTGCTGCTGGTCGGCGCGAACGTGGCCGAGACGATGCCGCCGTTCGGCCGCTGGCTGGCCGACCAGAAGGCGCGCGGCGGCACGCTGATCGTGGTGGACCCGCGCGCCACGCCGACCGCGAAGCAGGCCACGCTGCACCTGCAGCCGACGCCCGGCACCGACCTGGCGATCGCGAACGCGCTGCTGCACGTCGCGCTCACCGAGGGCCTGCTGGACAAGGACTACCTGGCGGAGCGCACCACCGGCTTCGACGACGTGCGCCGGACCGTGGCGAACTACTGGCCGGCCCGGGTGGAGCGGCTGACCGGCGTACCCGTGGCGGATCTGGAGGCGGCCGCCCGGGCACTGGCCGGCGGCGAGCGCGTGATCATCCTGACCGCGCGCGGCGCCGAGCAGCACGCGAAGGGCGTGGACACGGTCTCCGCGTTCATCAACCTGGCGCTCGCGCTCGGGCTGCCCGGCCGGCCCGGTTCCGGCTACGGCTGCCTGACCGGGCAGGGCAACGGGCAGGGCGGCCGCGAGCACGGGCAGAAGGCGGACCAGCTCCCCGGCTACCGAAAGATCGACGACCCGGCCGCCCGGCAGCACGTGGCGGGCGTGTGGGGAATCGACCCGGACAGCCTGCCCGGACCCGGCGTCTCCGCCTACGAGCTGCTCGACTCGCTCGGCACCGACGCCGGGCCCAAGGCGATGCTGCTGTTCGGCTCGAACCCGGTGGTCTCCGCGCCGCGCGCCGGCCGGGTCACCGAGCGGATCAAGAGCCTGGAGTTCCTGGTCGTCGCGGACTTCCTGCTCTCCGAGACGGCCGCGCTCGCGGACGTGGTGCTGCCCACCGCGATGTGGGCCGAGGAGGACGGCACCATGACGAACCTGGAGGGCCGGGTGCTGCGCCGGCACGCGATCCGCCGCCCGCCCGGCCAGGCCCGCACCGACCTGCAGATCCTGCACGCGCTCGCGGAACGGCTGGGCGTCGACCGGGGCTTCCCGGAGGACCCGGCCGAGGTCTTCGGTGAGCTGCGCCGGGCCAGCGCGGGCGGCGTCGCGGACTACGCGGGCGTCACCTGGGAGCGGATCGACGCGAACGACGGCGTCTTCTGGCCGTGCCCGGACACCGACGGGCCGGACACGCCGCGGATGTTCACGGAGCGCTTCGGCACACCGGACGGACGGGCCCGGATGGTCGCGGTCGAGCACCGGGCCGCGGCCGAGGAGCCGTGCGCCGACTACCCGCTCTACCTGACCACCGGGCGGGTGCTGGCGCAGTACCAGTCCGGCACGCAGACCCGGCGGGTCGGCGCGCTGCGCAGAGCCGCGCCGCACGCGTTCGTCGAGCTGCACCCGGACCTGGCCGGGCGCCTCGGCGTCACGGACGGGGAGTCGCTGACCGTCACCTCGCGACGCGGCGAGGTCACGGCACCGGCCCGGCTCAGCGACGCGATCCGGGCGGACACGGTGTTCATGCCGTTCCACTGGGCCGGTGCGGGCCGGGCGAACTCGCTCACCAACGACGCGCTCGACCCGACCTCCCGCATGCCGGAGTTCAAGGTCTGCGCGGTCCGCGTGGAAAGGGCCGAACAACCGTGA
- a CDS encoding FAD-dependent oxidoreductase — MKVTIIGYGMAGSRLAAELRARQADVKVTVLGAEPHRAYNRIMLSNLLAGKVGEADVEITEAAGHGVDVRPGATVVSIDRDARTVTTACGEIHPYDHLVLATGGEAIIPDVPGLAGDLPERVAVFRTLDDCRRILAVAETARTAIVLGGGLLGLEAARGLTARGLSVRVVHAVDRLMNRQIDTGASGVLTRTLAGLGIACDLGAETARVASGPDGVRLTMADGRVLAADLLVLACGVRAETGLARAAGLAVRRGVLVDDAMRTSDPGVSAIGDCAEHDGVTGGLVAPAWEQARVVAARLTGEDPDAVYRPPAVVTRLKAAGIDLAAMGALTGPEELTFADPARGTYARLVIDGDRLAGAIMLGDNPAIGTVIQLFDRGTPVPSDRRALLLGRALGAAPVTVAESPALMPDAATVCQCNNVSKGAIVRCWRSGARSVGDVVAATRATTGCGTCRDAVCGIVDWLSAVDSPASEVLA; from the coding sequence GTGAAGGTCACCATCATCGGGTACGGCATGGCCGGCTCCCGCCTCGCCGCGGAACTGCGGGCGCGCCAGGCGGACGTGAAGGTCACCGTGCTGGGCGCGGAACCGCATCGCGCCTACAACCGGATCATGCTGTCGAACCTGCTGGCCGGCAAGGTCGGCGAGGCGGACGTGGAGATCACCGAGGCGGCCGGGCACGGCGTGGACGTGCGACCCGGCGCCACGGTCGTGTCGATCGACCGGGACGCCCGGACGGTCACCACCGCGTGCGGCGAGATCCACCCCTACGACCACCTGGTGCTGGCCACCGGCGGCGAGGCGATCATCCCGGACGTGCCGGGCCTGGCCGGGGACCTGCCGGAGCGGGTGGCGGTGTTCCGGACGCTGGACGACTGCCGGCGCATCCTGGCCGTGGCCGAGACCGCGCGCACCGCGATCGTGCTCGGCGGTGGGCTGCTCGGGCTGGAGGCGGCGCGCGGGTTGACCGCGCGCGGGCTGTCCGTGCGCGTGGTGCACGCGGTGGACCGGCTGATGAACCGGCAGATCGACACCGGGGCGAGCGGCGTGCTGACCCGTACCCTCGCGGGTCTGGGCATCGCGTGTGATCTCGGCGCGGAGACCGCGCGCGTGGCGAGCGGCCCGGACGGCGTGCGGCTGACCATGGCCGACGGCCGGGTCCTCGCCGCGGACCTGCTGGTGCTGGCGTGCGGGGTGCGGGCCGAGACCGGCCTGGCGCGCGCGGCCGGGCTGGCGGTGCGGCGCGGCGTGCTGGTCGACGACGCGATGCGCACCTCCGACCCGGGCGTGTCCGCGATCGGTGACTGCGCGGAACACGACGGCGTCACCGGCGGGCTGGTCGCGCCGGCCTGGGAGCAGGCGCGGGTGGTCGCGGCGCGGCTGACCGGCGAGGACCCGGACGCGGTCTACCGGCCGCCGGCCGTGGTGACCCGGCTCAAGGCGGCCGGCATCGACCTGGCCGCGATGGGTGCGCTGACCGGGCCGGAGGAGCTCACGTTCGCGGACCCGGCACGCGGCACGTACGCGCGGCTGGTCATCGACGGGGACCGGCTGGCCGGCGCGATCATGCTGGGCGACAACCCGGCGATCGGCACCGTCATCCAACTGTTCGACCGCGGCACGCCGGTGCCGAGCGACCGCCGGGCGCTGCTGCTCGGCCGCGCGCTCGGTGCCGCGCCGGTCACGGTGGCCGAGTCGCCGGCGCTGATGCCGGACGCGGCCACGGTCTGTCAGTGCAACAACGTCAGCAAGGGCGCGATCGTGCGCTGCTGGCGGTCCGGCGCCCGCTCGGTCGGCGACGTGGTCGCCGCGACGCGCGCCACCACCGGCTGCGGGACCTGCAGGGACGCGGTCTGCGGCATCGTCGATTGGCTGTCCGCCGTGGACAGCCCTGCCTCGGAGGTTCTGGCATGA